In one window of Nomascus leucogenys isolate Asia chromosome 1a, Asia_NLE_v1, whole genome shotgun sequence DNA:
- the LOC115835451 gene encoding fructose-1,6-bisphosphatase isozyme 2-like, translated as MAFAMAQLELSTSEDKPSETDALQPGCNIVTTDYTLYSSTTLVALSTGQGVNLFMLDLALGEFVLVEKDVKISKKGKIYSLNEGNAKYFDRAATEYVQKKKFPEEGSSPSWGVPTSWSCEQTARVSSLRGARSPQQARTGQLSACDVPLGLVTEPGRAEARGSTPALRRLPEGSKGKRESPTPTTPAFAGPSRTL; from the exons atgGCTTTTGCCATGGCTCAGCTAGAATTGTCG ACCTCAGAGGACAAGCCTTCTGAAACGGACGCCCTGCAGCCTGGCTGCAACATTGTGACCACAGATTATACACTGTACAGTAGCACAACCCTGGTGGCTCTCTCCACAGGGCAAGGGGTGAACCTCTTCATGCTTGACTTG GCTCTTGGTGAATTTGTACTGGTGGAAAAAGATGTCAAGATTAGTAAGAAAGGAAAGATTTATAGCCTGAATGAGGGCAATGCTAAGTATTTTGACAGGGCCGCCACTGAATATgtgcagaaaaagaaattcccTGAG GAGGGATCCTCACCGAGCTGGGGTGTCCCAACATCATGGAGTTGCGAGCAGACAGCACGGGTTTCTTCCTTGAGGGGAGCCCGAAGCCCACAGCAG GCGCGCACTGGGCAGCTGAGCGCTTGTGACGTCCCATTGGGGCTGGTGACAGAACCAGGGCGCGCCGAAGCGCGCGGGAGCACCCCCGCCCTACGGCGCCTACCGGAGGGGTCAAAGGGCAAAAGAGagagccccacccccaccacgcCCGCCTTCGCCGGGCCCAGCAGGACTCTCTAA